One window from the genome of Thalassospira xiamenensis M-5 = DSM 17429 encodes:
- a CDS encoding tRNA1(Val) (adenine(37)-N6)-methyltransferase, with the protein MTRTDSAFHVPDFAEERISHDFLLGGSVTLKQPVDGYRAAVDAVLLAASVSINSRRDQKILDVGAAVGSAGLCVARRLPDAEVTGVELQDDLYALFCRNIVENDLVGRVTPVHGDINDRSLPLAAESFDQVISNPPFYAGGTRPANESRAKAHQEGTADLKDWIHFCLKMVRQKGRITIVHRADHLDRIIGLLHGRAGDMTIYPIWSKASADAPLRVIVSARKGVSSPVALRRGIVLHDEAGAYLPECEAILRGPSALPGF; encoded by the coding sequence ATGACCCGAACCGATAGCGCATTTCATGTTCCCGATTTTGCGGAAGAACGCATCAGCCACGATTTTCTGCTGGGCGGTTCGGTGACGTTAAAACAGCCGGTCGATGGGTATCGCGCGGCGGTCGATGCTGTTTTGCTGGCGGCGTCCGTTTCGATCAATTCCAGACGGGATCAGAAAATACTCGATGTCGGGGCGGCTGTCGGATCGGCCGGGCTGTGCGTCGCACGCCGTCTGCCCGATGCCGAAGTGACCGGGGTCGAGTTGCAGGACGATCTCTATGCGCTGTTTTGCCGCAACATTGTCGAAAATGATCTTGTTGGCCGGGTAACGCCGGTTCATGGCGATATCAATGACCGGTCCTTGCCGCTGGCAGCCGAAAGCTTTGATCAGGTGATTTCAAACCCGCCCTTCTATGCCGGGGGAACGCGCCCCGCCAATGAAAGCCGGGCCAAGGCGCATCAGGAAGGTACGGCTGATCTTAAGGACTGGATCCATTTCTGCCTTAAGATGGTCCGCCAGAAGGGCCGGATCACCATCGTACACCGGGCGGATCATCTCGACCGGATCATCGGGCTTTTGCACGGTCGGGCAGGCGACATGACCATCTATCCGATCTGGAGCAAGGCCAGTGCCGATGCGCCGCTTCGCGTGATTGTCTCGGCCCGCAAGGGCGTTTCATCGCCGGTTGCCCTGCGACGCGGAATTGTTCTGCATGACGAGGCGGGGGCTTATCTGCCCGAATGCGAGGCGATTTTGCGGGGGCCATCTGCATTGCCCGGTTTCTAA
- a CDS encoding DUF2007 domain-containing protein — protein MIELFRSNDPIELSWAQSVLADEDIASHIFDYHASILEGSIGALPRRLMVAPEEESRAKYILDIARRELDAHNAQHDPDTEEVQD, from the coding sequence ATGATCGAGCTATTTCGCAGCAACGACCCGATCGAGCTCAGCTGGGCGCAATCGGTTCTCGCCGACGAAGACATCGCCAGCCATATTTTTGATTACCACGCCAGCATTCTCGAAGGATCCATCGGCGCATTGCCAAGGCGTTTGATGGTGGCCCCCGAGGAAGAAAGCCGGGCCAAATACATCCTTGATATTGCCAGACGCGAACTTGATGCGCATAACGCACAGCATGATCCCGATACCGAGGAAGTTCAGGACTGA